Proteins encoded by one window of Fibrobacter sp. UWB15:
- a CDS encoding TIGR02147 family protein yields the protein MAPILQYQDFRRYLQDFYDWKKRTSAFSWRDYSKMAGFASPVFMKQVCEGKANLGKKATVKVADAFNFIGIEREYFFSLVMFAQAKTDDKKRFAYAEMQSIAKASKVNLIGVDAYKYYDSWVHPVVRELAPAMPGAMPKEIAGKCVHEVSAKEVKESIEFQVRAGILKKTDDGNYSQTDKLLGGDTQSMSLAVRSMNRQMATFAVDALDRFAADERYVAGVTMGVSDGAFEKIVETLKQCRNQVLEIIANDDKVDRVLRLNLQLFPLTQKIEGADDEK from the coding sequence ATGGCTCCTATTTTGCAATATCAAGATTTTCGTCGTTATCTACAAGACTTTTACGACTGGAAAAAGCGTACTTCGGCATTTTCGTGGCGTGATTATTCGAAAATGGCGGGGTTTGCTTCGCCAGTGTTCATGAAACAGGTTTGCGAGGGTAAGGCAAATCTCGGAAAGAAAGCGACCGTCAAGGTGGCTGATGCGTTTAATTTTATCGGTATCGAGCGAGAGTACTTCTTCAGTTTGGTGATGTTTGCGCAGGCGAAGACCGATGACAAGAAACGTTTCGCTTATGCCGAAATGCAGTCCATTGCGAAGGCGAGCAAGGTAAACCTCATCGGTGTCGATGCATACAAGTATTACGACTCTTGGGTGCACCCGGTAGTGCGTGAATTGGCGCCTGCCATGCCGGGGGCTATGCCAAAAGAAATCGCAGGCAAGTGCGTTCATGAAGTTTCTGCGAAAGAAGTGAAGGAATCTATCGAGTTCCAGGTCCGTGCGGGAATTCTTAAAAAGACGGATGACGGCAATTATTCGCAGACAGATAAGTTGCTGGGTGGCGACACGCAGTCGATGTCTTTGGCCGTGCGTTCCATGAACAGGCAAATGGCCACCTTTGCGGTAGATGCACTTGACCGCTTTGCTGCGGATGAACGTTATGTTGCGGGGGTTACCATGGGTGTTTCGGATGGTGCCTTTGAAAAAATTGTCGAAACCTTGAAACAGTGCCGTAACCAGGTTCTAGAAATCATTGCGAATGACGACAAGGTGGATCGAGTGTTGCGCCTGAATTTGCAACTGTTCCCGTTGACTCAGAAAATAGAAGGTGCAGACGATGAAAAGTAA
- a CDS encoding T9SS type A sorting domain-containing protein, translated as MVLSGIVNMASAKTNMSNVYFDKDVMAENYTKTIKAVAVDSSKSFNVLGKTTAVMQSPAFVETLNTNAGLDDDSGIWQYCEGNYPILVSEGTCEEFYSKYGFSSSLQSSSSSAESSSSVSSSSVESSSSQIPASSSSSDVILSSSEESSSSSVAPPSSSSEEQSSSSVVPSSSSAKQESSSSEAKSSSSAKSSSSAKSSSSKANSSSSEKSNFVMAPPQKTFNLAVNGMTITLSNTQGGNVRIFDALGHLVVAKPLSATGMTAITMQTPGSYIVRVNGISRSVTLK; from the coding sequence ATGGTACTTTCAGGAATTGTAAATATGGCCTCGGCAAAGACAAACATGAGTAATGTGTATTTTGATAAAGATGTTATGGCTGAAAATTATACAAAAACAATTAAGGCTGTTGCGGTTGATTCATCAAAGTCGTTTAATGTCCTCGGCAAAACTACTGCGGTCATGCAGTCGCCGGCTTTTGTTGAAACTCTCAACACGAATGCCGGTCTTGATGACGATAGCGGAATCTGGCAATACTGCGAGGGCAATTATCCGATTCTTGTAAGTGAGGGAACCTGCGAAGAGTTCTACTCCAAGTATGGTTTTTCTAGCAGCTTGCAGTCGAGTAGTTCAAGCGCGGAATCGTCTTCGTCTGTTTCGTCATCGTCTGTTGAATCCAGCTCGTCGCAAATTCCGGCTAGCAGTTCCTCTTCTGACGTCATTCTGAGCAGTAGCGAAGAATCCAGTAGCAGTTCTGTGGCTCCGCCTTCGAGTTCTTCTGAAGAACAGAGTTCGTCTAGCGTTGTGCCGAGTAGTTCTTCTGCAAAGCAGGAATCTTCTTCAAGCGAAGCGAAGTCATCTTCATCGGCGAAGTCTTCGTCCTCGGCAAAATCTTCGTCGTCAAAGGCAAATAGCAGTTCGTCGGAGAAGTCGAATTTCGTGATGGCACCCCCGCAAAAAACATTCAACCTTGCGGTGAATGGCATGACGATTACGCTCTCCAATACTCAGGGCGGGAATGTCCGCATCTTCGATGCGCTCGGTCACTTGGTTGTTGCGAAGCCGCTCTCGGCAACGGGAATGACTGCAATTACTATGCAAACACCCGGCAGCTACATTGTCCGAGTGAACGGAATAAGCCGTAGCGTGACGCTCAAGTAA
- a CDS encoding ATP-binding protein: MIERAISETILDKTAKFSVVTLTGPRQSGKSTLLKSCFADYKYISLEDPDVRQLAENDPRGFLKDCGTKSIIDEAQRVPDLFSYLQTIVDSRDECGQFILSGSHNFLLMESISQSLAGRTSILKLFPFSTAELQVADKLPNDLDEILLKGCYPRLYDKKITAKEYFTSYLQTYVERDVRLLRNITNMAAFKRFLKLCAANVGSILNVASLAKDAGISVITANSWISILEASFILLRLPPYYKNFSKRVIKSPKIYFCDTGLLCNLLNIFNQEQLQKSGLRGAIFENFVVTEYMKKALFKGEEPQLYFWRDTNQNEVDLLCETDGELSAIEIKSGETKNQKFYDGLKKFAEVANIPLSNTRVVYGGDDSYRGENQKFISWKEI, from the coding sequence ATGATTGAAAGGGCTATTTCCGAGACTATTCTGGATAAAACAGCGAAATTTTCCGTGGTAACGCTGACGGGACCCAGGCAAAGTGGCAAATCCACATTGCTAAAATCGTGCTTTGCTGACTACAAGTACATTTCACTAGAAGACCCCGACGTTCGTCAACTCGCTGAAAACGATCCCCGCGGATTCCTAAAGGACTGCGGAACAAAATCTATTATAGACGAGGCGCAACGCGTTCCAGACTTATTTTCCTATCTACAGACAATCGTGGATTCTCGTGACGAATGCGGACAGTTTATTTTGTCCGGTTCGCACAATTTCTTGCTGATGGAAAGCATCTCGCAAAGCCTTGCCGGACGCACGAGTATCCTCAAACTGTTTCCATTCTCCACAGCAGAATTGCAAGTTGCAGACAAACTTCCAAACGACCTTGACGAGATTCTGCTCAAAGGTTGTTATCCACGACTTTACGACAAGAAAATTACTGCAAAGGAATATTTTACATCTTACCTACAGACGTATGTCGAACGAGATGTCCGCTTATTGCGAAACATAACCAACATGGCGGCATTCAAAAGATTTCTCAAACTATGCGCGGCAAACGTCGGATCCATTTTGAACGTAGCCTCGCTTGCCAAAGATGCGGGAATATCCGTCATAACGGCAAACTCATGGATTTCGATTCTTGAAGCGAGTTTTATACTTCTTCGCCTACCTCCATACTATAAGAATTTTTCGAAAAGAGTCATCAAATCGCCTAAAATTTATTTCTGCGACACGGGGCTACTTTGCAATTTATTGAACATTTTCAACCAGGAACAATTGCAAAAAAGTGGATTGCGCGGAGCAATCTTCGAAAATTTCGTGGTTACTGAATACATGAAAAAAGCACTGTTTAAAGGCGAAGAACCGCAGCTCTATTTTTGGCGCGACACGAACCAGAATGAAGTCGACTTGCTTTGCGAAACCGATGGTGAACTGAGCGCCATCGAAATCAAATCTGGCGAAACAAAGAACCAGAAATTCTACGACGGATTGAAAAAATTCGCCGAAGTCGCAAACATTCCGCTATCGAACACAAGAGTTGTCTATGGCGGAGACGATTCTTACCGCGGGGAAAATCAGAAATTCATCAGTTGGAAAGAAATATAA
- a CDS encoding glycosyltransferase → MNLLFNLVAVQPIHSAKFHGGGSYGEVIFWALVKRGVQFSCAYDSRKYLDPMILDACKTQNIPLFDINEKTPQQIIDENQIDSFYTPLYSLEKKWDINVKDFVFTWHGVRALEMQYSWAGVGFAKKLGQKFEALVRYRESWKKYFYKPKYQALAARMAEGKARTITVSEHSRASIKSFFPELLDLEIPVFYSPMTAYEPEGFLPPGVAAKKYFLLTSGARWEKNNLRAAKAFDELVGMYQSQGKPFDFKMVITGAANPKAYLRHLKHKDRFVLLGYVENRELEFLHQNAYAFVFPSLNEGFGYPPVQSMRYGVPVAASGTTSIPEICGDAVLYFDPYSVSEIKNRLVQLLDSKIFDEYAARAPKRYLEVHTRQIADLEEAVNFILKV, encoded by the coding sequence GTGAACCTGCTTTTCAATTTGGTCGCGGTACAGCCGATTCATAGCGCCAAGTTCCACGGCGGTGGCTCTTACGGCGAAGTGATTTTCTGGGCGCTGGTCAAGCGCGGCGTGCAGTTCAGCTGCGCCTACGATAGCCGCAAGTATCTGGATCCGATGATTCTCGATGCCTGCAAAACACAGAACATTCCGCTGTTCGACATCAACGAAAAAACGCCGCAGCAGATTATCGACGAAAATCAGATTGACTCCTTTTACACCCCGCTTTATTCCCTTGAAAAAAAGTGGGACATTAATGTGAAGGATTTCGTGTTTACCTGGCACGGTGTGCGTGCACTTGAAATGCAGTACAGCTGGGCGGGCGTCGGTTTCGCCAAGAAACTCGGACAGAAGTTCGAGGCGCTGGTGCGTTACCGCGAAAGTTGGAAAAAGTACTTCTACAAGCCCAAGTACCAAGCGCTCGCGGCCCGCATGGCCGAGGGCAAAGCCCGTACCATTACAGTGAGCGAACACAGCCGCGCCTCGATTAAGTCGTTCTTCCCGGAACTTCTGGATTTGGAAATTCCGGTATTTTACAGCCCCATGACGGCGTACGAACCCGAGGGATTCCTGCCGCCGGGAGTGGCTGCAAAAAAGTATTTCTTGCTCACGAGCGGTGCCCGCTGGGAAAAGAATAACCTGCGTGCGGCCAAGGCTTTTGATGAACTGGTCGGTATGTATCAGTCGCAAGGCAAACCGTTTGATTTTAAGATGGTGATTACCGGGGCCGCAAACCCCAAAGCTTACTTGCGTCACCTCAAGCACAAAGACCGCTTTGTGCTGCTCGGCTATGTCGAAAACAGGGAACTGGAATTCTTGCACCAGAACGCCTATGCCTTTGTATTCCCGAGCTTGAACGAGGGCTTTGGCTACCCGCCGGTGCAGTCCATGCGTTACGGCGTACCTGTGGCCGCAAGCGGTACGACTTCAATTCCCGAAATCTGTGGCGATGCTGTGCTGTACTTTGACCCGTATTCCGTAAGCGAAATCAAGAACCGCCTGGTGCAATTGCTCGATTCCAAGATTTTCGACGAGTATGCGGCCCGCGCGCCCAAGCGCTATCTTGAAGTGCATACCCGCCAGATTGCTGACCTCGAAGAAGCGGTGAATTTTATCTTGAAGGTTTAA
- a CDS encoding LTA synthase family protein, which produces MRFLKNPYLAMALVALVVQSVLLIFFYSLPDPLGLSMSEMFEGKTLWQIFMAFGAVLAMAGLFGFARSPRGLAIFYGLYFFAAVADYDVFRFSHQRLSYSFLRTYFHISNITDATTVSTLGGDMLGTVLWVTMVVLCLAGAIAFVTVYSLRLRKQRRTLVLNNAGGAWKNASRKIPGAMFAIGMALSLTPLVLFLTGTRGWIEIPVTHTKVDMRFTLGKHTLTAPILHIAAVETFEFIHDNAKITEELVSDLDAFLPKDFAAGRENSLELPMYRSAPTHEYRAKKPYNIVFIMGESFKGRIFNKMLEGDTTVAPNIWKLANGGYYEKDSAGNSLGGGLWFKHAFSGGYPTVRGTMATYMGFPSHPNRDVPSFYAANKFKGWPEFLTNYQRAYATVSNPIFDHTLPFIEKFFEKDWHLIGEEKVEGTADSLGADLAIDLLQKMPTDKPWQLSFNTISSHIPFYGYPDDFAEKPEDAMVRYRNAIRYTDKQLGRFFESLSKRSDFKNTVVFILGDHDTPVDSIDYLVPQPLGLSASQIFIGIFSADTNLFSGLTVREDVASQLDLGPTIFDLAQVREPNHFWGYDLLAQERPANQPSVFFSQNAYYLGFRDHVLTGGLENEDVYRAGVGGESPYVVTTDAADLAWKKKAVGAARAVRSVLRNDIMMR; this is translated from the coding sequence GTGCGCTTTTTGAAAAATCCTTACCTTGCGATGGCGCTTGTGGCCCTGGTGGTGCAGAGCGTGCTATTGATTTTCTTCTATAGCTTGCCCGATCCCTTGGGACTTTCGATGTCCGAAATGTTCGAGGGTAAAACCCTCTGGCAGATTTTCATGGCGTTCGGTGCGGTGCTTGCAATGGCGGGCCTTTTTGGCTTTGCGCGCTCCCCCCGCGGTCTTGCGATTTTTTACGGGCTCTACTTTTTTGCCGCAGTCGCGGACTACGACGTTTTCCGGTTTTCGCACCAGCGTCTTTCTTATTCGTTCTTGCGCACGTATTTCCATATTTCAAATATCACCGATGCCACGACGGTTTCGACTCTCGGTGGCGACATGCTCGGGACGGTGCTTTGGGTAACAATGGTAGTCCTCTGCCTTGCGGGCGCAATCGCTTTTGTAACCGTCTACTCGCTCCGGCTCCGTAAACAGCGCCGCACGCTCGTGTTGAATAATGCGGGCGGCGCCTGGAAGAACGCCTCCCGTAAAATTCCGGGAGCGATGTTCGCCATTGGCATGGCTCTCTCGCTTACGCCGCTCGTGCTGTTCCTTACGGGCACTCGCGGCTGGATCGAAATTCCCGTGACGCACACGAAAGTCGACATGCGCTTTACCTTAGGCAAGCACACGCTGACGGCGCCGATTTTGCATATTGCGGCGGTTGAAACTTTCGAATTCATTCACGACAACGCCAAAATTACCGAAGAGTTGGTGAGTGATTTGGACGCCTTCTTGCCGAAGGATTTTGCGGCTGGCCGCGAGAATTCCCTTGAACTTCCGATGTACCGGAGCGCTCCGACGCACGAATACAGGGCGAAAAAGCCTTACAACATCGTGTTCATCATGGGCGAATCGTTCAAGGGCCGTATCTTTAACAAGATGCTTGAAGGCGATACGACTGTGGCGCCGAATATCTGGAAACTTGCAAACGGCGGCTATTATGAAAAAGATTCCGCCGGAAATTCGCTGGGTGGCGGCCTCTGGTTCAAGCATGCCTTTAGCGGCGGTTACCCCACGGTACGCGGTACAATGGCGACCTATATGGGATTTCCTTCGCACCCGAACCGCGATGTGCCGAGTTTTTATGCTGCAAACAAGTTCAAGGGTTGGCCTGAATTTTTGACAAACTATCAGCGTGCGTATGCGACGGTTTCGAACCCGATTTTTGACCATACGCTGCCCTTTATCGAAAAGTTCTTCGAAAAAGATTGGCACTTGATTGGTGAAGAAAAGGTAGAGGGAACGGCCGATAGTCTAGGTGCTGATTTGGCAATTGATTTGCTCCAGAAAATGCCCACGGACAAGCCTTGGCAGCTTTCGTTCAATACCATTTCTTCGCACATTCCGTTCTACGGCTATCCCGATGATTTTGCCGAAAAGCCCGAAGACGCCATGGTTCGCTACCGCAATGCCATTCGCTATACCGATAAGCAACTCGGTCGATTCTTCGAATCGCTTTCCAAACGCTCCGATTTCAAGAATACCGTTGTCTTTATTTTGGGTGACCACGATACTCCTGTAGATTCTATTGATTATTTGGTTCCCCAGCCGCTTGGCCTTTCGGCATCGCAGATTTTTATTGGCATTTTCTCGGCCGACACGAATTTGTTTAGCGGACTTACCGTTCGCGAAGATGTGGCCTCGCAGCTTGATTTGGGCCCGACGATTTTCGACCTTGCGCAGGTGCGTGAACCGAACCATTTCTGGGGTTACGACTTGCTCGCGCAGGAACGTCCGGCAAATCAGCCTTCGGTATTCTTCTCGCAAAACGCCTACTACTTGGGCTTCCGTGACCATGTGCTTACAGGTGGTCTCGAAAACGAAGATGTTTACCGCGCAGGTGTTGGCGGAGAAAGCCCTTATGTGGTCACGACCGATGCCGCAGACCTCGCCTGGAAAAAGAAAGCGGTAGGCGCTGCTAGAGCCGTTCGCTCTGTGCTTCGCAACGATATCATGATGCGCTAG
- a CDS encoding oligosaccharide flippase family protein has translation MGNLETDSKFLKKAMIVNIVGTILKVCGPLLTFVMARIFGAAEFGIFVSAQTLLLTIAHSATLGLDKGLYWYLPQNNLQNRPRYDGIMESFWISAAIAILCTAVIFVGSFTPYISKELPWYALSLLFYVGTYVFSTASEGNRRPQNAVFVNSFLTVTLAPATSIALHFVGIPHALPLGLLVGQVVGFVVHFALVRRQFPEMPLRPHKTVSWVLLRYSLPLGVDEFVSSFLIRSSLWMVMLFLGPEKAGAYGIMVTISNALQTIRVGFTPILTPVVAGMNKERLKTDLKPVYSYCVFMVTFIQLLIGFFIVLFPDLILGIAGKDFIVQPETLGILLLVHLVAGFGGMSLVVLNGMGKSLYSLIMDIISLGVALLSGYLLIPTYGLVGAALSMLCYNLVAIICNNVYLFKMGLQPYSLRLLSQALWILFLVGFYIAINTQVIVLSMPQKAGVYVLILLALGAYGLVVKKKMDKDRNAISSGSLK, from the coding sequence ATGGGAAATCTGGAAACAGACAGTAAGTTCTTGAAAAAGGCGATGATCGTAAACATTGTGGGAACAATCCTCAAGGTTTGCGGCCCGCTTCTGACGTTTGTGATGGCACGTATTTTTGGTGCCGCCGAATTTGGAATCTTTGTTTCGGCACAGACGCTTCTTTTGACCATTGCGCACTCGGCAACGCTCGGACTCGATAAGGGCCTGTACTGGTATTTGCCGCAGAACAACTTGCAAAATCGCCCCCGTTACGACGGCATTATGGAATCCTTCTGGATTTCGGCGGCCATTGCGATCCTTTGTACCGCGGTGATTTTCGTAGGGTCCTTTACGCCTTACATTTCCAAGGAACTTCCGTGGTATGCGCTGTCGCTTTTGTTCTATGTGGGCACTTACGTCTTTAGCACCGCCTCCGAAGGAAATCGCCGCCCGCAAAACGCCGTGTTCGTGAATTCGTTTTTGACGGTGACTCTAGCGCCCGCGACTTCGATAGCACTTCATTTTGTGGGAATCCCCCACGCTCTTCCGCTGGGTCTCTTGGTGGGCCAGGTGGTGGGCTTTGTCGTGCATTTTGCGCTGGTCCGCAGGCAGTTTCCCGAAATGCCATTGCGCCCCCACAAGACTGTATCTTGGGTGCTATTGCGCTACTCGCTCCCGCTGGGGGTCGATGAATTCGTATCGTCGTTCCTGATCCGTTCGAGCCTCTGGATGGTCATGCTGTTCTTGGGACCCGAAAAGGCGGGCGCTTACGGCATCATGGTCACCATTTCCAATGCGCTCCAGACCATTCGCGTCGGGTTCACGCCGATTCTTACACCGGTGGTGGCGGGCATGAACAAGGAACGCCTCAAGACCGACCTCAAGCCGGTCTACAGCTACTGCGTTTTCATGGTCACCTTTATTCAGCTCTTGATCGGTTTCTTTATTGTGCTGTTCCCGGACTTGATTCTGGGTATTGCGGGCAAAGACTTTATCGTGCAGCCCGAAACCTTGGGAATCCTGTTGCTGGTTCACCTGGTGGCCGGTTTTGGCGGTATGTCCCTCGTGGTGTTGAATGGCATGGGCAAGAGTCTGTATTCCTTGATTATGGATATCATTTCGCTTGGCGTGGCACTCCTGTCGGGCTATTTGCTGATTCCGACTTACGGCCTTGTGGGAGCAGCCCTTTCGATGCTCTGCTACAACTTGGTGGCGATTATTTGCAATAATGTTTATCTTTTCAAGATGGGTTTGCAACCTTATTCCTTGCGACTCTTGTCTCAGGCACTTTGGATTCTTTTCTTGGTCGGTTTCTATATCGCCATCAATACGCAGGTGATTGTCTTGTCTATGCCCCAAAAGGCGGGTGTTTACGTGTTGATTCTTTTGGCTCTTGGCGCTTATGGCCTTGTGGTCAAGAAAAAGATGGACAAGGATCGTAATGCAATTTCATCGGGAAGTTTGAAATGA
- a CDS encoding phosphorylcholine transferase LicD, whose product MKKIEQQECREIQMSVLDEIDRICKENNLKYSLAYGTLLGAVRHKGYIPWDDDIDICMLREDYEKLIAILKDKDAAGHKEWLTLVDDTCDGYFYPFAKAYDNRTTVKMERHKGEMGIWVDIFPLDGLPKSHFWEKAFVLYCSFLRVITLAITTDFKSKGYDAWTLLYKRFFYAVACIVGKKRFCRYVERVIRRYPTNHSGHVATLFFDTKTDRILDMEKIAETVDYPFETRKFSGYKNYDYYLSLFYRDYMQLPPEEKRYNHGLDVWWK is encoded by the coding sequence ATGAAAAAGATTGAACAACAAGAATGTCGCGAAATCCAGATGTCTGTTTTGGACGAGATTGACCGCATTTGCAAGGAAAACAACCTGAAGTATAGCCTTGCCTATGGTACACTTCTTGGAGCTGTGCGCCATAAGGGCTATATTCCCTGGGATGACGATATCGACATTTGCATGTTGCGCGAGGATTACGAAAAACTCATCGCCATCTTGAAAGACAAGGATGCGGCGGGCCACAAGGAATGGCTTACGCTCGTGGACGATACCTGCGACGGCTACTTCTATCCGTTTGCAAAGGCCTACGACAATCGCACTACGGTCAAGATGGAACGCCACAAGGGCGAGATGGGAATCTGGGTCGATATTTTCCCGCTCGACGGTCTTCCGAAATCACATTTCTGGGAAAAGGCGTTCGTGCTGTATTGCAGCTTTTTGCGCGTGATTACGCTTGCCATTACAACGGATTTTAAGTCGAAGGGTTACGACGCCTGGACGCTTTTGTACAAGCGTTTCTTCTATGCGGTTGCCTGCATTGTGGGCAAAAAGCGCTTCTGTCGCTATGTGGAGCGCGTGATTCGCCGTTATCCGACAAACCATTCGGGCCATGTGGCAACGCTTTTCTTCGACACTAAAACCGACCGCATTCTAGATATGGAAAAGATTGCGGAAACGGTTGACTATCCGTTCGAAACCCGCAAATTTAGCGGCTACAAGAATTACGATTACTACCTGTCGCTCTTCTACCGCGACTACATGCAGCTTCCGCCCGAAGAAAAGCGCTATAATCATGGCCTTGATGTGTGGTGGAAATAA
- a CDS encoding histidinol-phosphate transaminase: MNYLDRNEFNFKPSQKVLDAVKNFDPELLCFYTRIYDEGKKSIFSVKLSEIYNVPEEQVLLGYGGEDILKNAVHYYLMKGDNKTIMIPEFSWWYYNRIAGECGGSFEMYPLHEKEDTFAYDVDEVIALTNKIHPRMLLLASPNNPTGNCLTPEEIGRIMENIPNDTMVLIDEAYASFITTDTAYIAPLVNKYSNLIISRTLSKFFGLPGLRMGFGFMGKGHESFLSYANKYLGYNRFSEAVAMAAIESEDHYRKVADEMEWDRQLFKKELGNLPGFKVYKSVANFILIKYPTRIKEALQKAMAEQDYKIKFMSDKGLEDCLRITLGRKEQIQVVVDTIKRCAAV; the protein is encoded by the coding sequence ATGAACTACTTGGACAGAAATGAATTCAACTTCAAGCCTTCGCAGAAGGTGCTTGATGCCGTCAAGAACTTTGACCCTGAACTGCTCTGCTTCTACACCCGCATCTATGACGAGGGCAAAAAGAGTATCTTCTCGGTAAAGCTCAGCGAAATCTACAATGTTCCCGAAGAACAGGTGCTGCTGGGTTACGGTGGCGAAGACATTTTGAAGAACGCTGTCCATTACTACCTCATGAAGGGCGACAACAAGACCATCATGATTCCGGAATTTTCTTGGTGGTATTACAACCGCATTGCCGGCGAATGTGGCGGTTCCTTCGAGATGTACCCGCTGCACGAAAAGGAAGATACCTTCGCTTACGACGTGGACGAGGTCATTGCGCTCACCAACAAGATTCACCCGCGCATGCTCTTGCTCGCCTCGCCGAACAACCCGACAGGCAACTGCCTTACGCCCGAAGAAATCGGCCGCATCATGGAAAATATCCCGAACGATACGATGGTGCTGATTGACGAGGCTTACGCTTCCTTTATCACGACCGATACGGCCTACATCGCTCCGCTCGTGAACAAGTATTCGAACCTGATTATTTCCCGCACGCTTTCCAAGTTCTTCGGGCTTCCGGGACTGCGCATGGGCTTTGGCTTCATGGGCAAGGGGCACGAATCGTTCCTGAGCTACGCCAACAAGTACCTGGGCTACAACCGCTTTAGCGAAGCGGTAGCCATGGCCGCCATCGAAAGCGAAGATCACTACCGCAAGGTCGCCGACGAAATGGAATGGGACCGCCAGCTGTTCAAGAAGGAACTTGGCAACCTGCCGGGATTCAAGGTTTACAAGAGTGTGGCCAACTTCATCTTGATCAAGTACCCGACCCGCATCAAGGAAGCCTTGCAGAAGGCGATGGCTGAGCAGGATTACAAGATCAAGTTCATGAGCGACAAGGGCCTGGAAGACTGCCTGCGCATTACGCTTGGCCGTAAGGAACAGATTCAGGTTGTGGTTGACACCATCAAGCGTTGTGCTGCCGTATGA
- a CDS encoding sugar phosphate nucleotidyltransferase: MIAVILAAGMAKRLRPLTDNTPKCLLDVKGRSLLERSMDAIVASGVRNFVIVTGYLNHMIEDFVKSHYGDSIRVTFIHNALYDSTNNIYSLWLAGQAVAGKEFLLLDSDLLYDPQIVKNVLASKAANVLTLIRHELGEEEMKVVLGADGNISEISKTCSPKAAAGESLGIEKIGAAYSTALYAELEKMMNVEHLENTFYELAFERLIPQGHTYTVWDASDYFSCELDTVEDFENAKSTIPLD; this comes from the coding sequence ATGATTGCCGTAATTCTTGCTGCAGGAATGGCGAAGCGTTTGCGCCCGCTCACCGATAACACGCCCAAGTGCCTTTTGGACGTGAAGGGCCGTTCCCTCTTGGAACGCTCCATGGATGCAATCGTGGCGTCTGGCGTTCGCAATTTCGTGATTGTGACGGGTTATCTGAACCACATGATTGAAGATTTCGTGAAAAGCCATTACGGCGATTCCATTCGCGTGACCTTCATTCACAATGCACTTTACGATTCCACGAACAACATCTATTCGCTGTGGCTTGCAGGCCAGGCGGTTGCCGGTAAGGAATTCCTGCTGCTCGATAGCGACCTGCTTTACGACCCGCAGATTGTAAAGAACGTGCTCGCGTCCAAGGCGGCGAACGTGCTTACGCTCATCCGCCACGAACTCGGCGAAGAAGAGATGAAGGTGGTGCTCGGTGCCGACGGAAACATTTCTGAAATCAGCAAGACGTGTTCCCCGAAGGCTGCCGCAGGCGAAAGCCTCGGTATCGAGAAGATCGGTGCGGCCTATTCTACCGCCCTCTATGCCGAACTCGAAAAGATGATGAATGTGGAACACCTGGAAAATACGTTCTACGAACTCGCCTTTGAACGCCTGATTCCGCAGGGCCACACTTACACCGTGTGGGATGCTTCGGACTATTTCTCCTGCGAACTCGATACGGTAGAAGATTTTGAAAACGCAAAGTCCACGATTCCGCTGGACTAG